The Anastrepha ludens isolate Willacy chromosome X, idAnaLude1.1, whole genome shotgun sequence genome includes a window with the following:
- the LOC128870148 gene encoding uncharacterized protein LOC128870148, producing the protein MVHKIQFVMLILSFYFKIIDSELVTYYLKKRLRENKIILSVAANLMRSQSVWSLEHSSTFWEVDCQSNGDKFFKDNFRMERSCFEKLCSKLEKIAKRKTNYRNPISLKKRVAIALYALGFSSEYRSIGHLFGVGKATVCKILIEFCNEVGTSLAPIYLKNFPLTRAQIENGVADFNAMGYPQCIGAIDGCHIEIHPRKEEAIDYYNYKGWYSVVLLALVDAKYRFVYIHCGSPGRCNDSGIFEKSSLKRELQSCALLNELSLLYGSTKIPVHIIGDSAFRLSQHLMKPYPTKSPIGLNLKNNFSPEQ; encoded by the exons atggtgcataaaattcaatttgttatgttgattttatcattttattttaaaataattgatagtgagttggtcacatattatttaaaaaaaaggttaagggaaaataaaataattttaagcgttGCTGCCAATTTAATGCGTTCGCAAAGTGTATGGTCTTTG gAGCATTCCAGTACCTTTTGGGAAGTAGACTGCCAGAGTAATGGGGACaagtttttcaaagataatTTCCGAATGGAAAGATcctgctttgaaaaattgtgcagcaaacttgaaaaaatagccaaaagaaaaacgaactaTCGAAACCcgatttcactaaaaaagcGCGTGGCAATTGCTCTGTATGCACTAGGATTTTCTAGTGAATACAGATCAATTGGACATTTGTTTGGAGTAGGCAAAGCAACTGTTTGCAAAATACTCATCGAGTTTTGCAATGAAGTTGGGACATCTTTGGCtccaatatatttgaaaaattttccactGACAAGGGCGCAAATTGAGAATGGAGTCGCAGATTTTAATGCAATGGGCTATCCACAATGTATTGGAGCAATAG ATGGATGTCATATTGAAATTCATCCAAGAAAGGAAGAAGCCATTGATTACTACAACTACAAAGGGTGGTATTCCGTAGTACTATTGGCTTTGGTAGACGCAAAATATAGATTTGTTTATATACATTGCGGCAGTCCTGGAAGATGCAACGACtccggaatttttgaaaaatcatcgcTAAAGCGCGAGTTGCAAAGTTGTGCACTTCTTAATGAATTGAGCTTGCTGTATGGATCCACAAAAATACCAGTCCATATTATAGGGGACTCTGCTTTTCGTCTCTCTCAGCATTTAATGAAGCCATATCCTACAAAGAGTCCAATTGGTTTAAATCTGAAAAACAACTTTTCACCagaacaataa